One stretch of Paracoccus liaowanqingii DNA includes these proteins:
- a CDS encoding TRAP transporter large permease: MAGPASLILISVFAVLTALGIPLALSITAAAIAAVLLVLPFDMALFTAAQKMLASLDSFTLLAVPFFILSGVIMNSGGIAIRLVDFAKLIAGRIPGSLAQTNIAGNMLFGAISGSAIAASTSIGGVMVPMQKREGYDPGFAAAVNIASAPTGMLIPPSTAFIIYSLVAGGASISALFMGGAVAGALWGVGMMILTGIIARRRGWPVAKGISARDAVGVVGRAIPSLMLIVLIIGGIMAGIVTAVEASGIAVIYTMLLAFVIHRTVPLRALPGFLIETVQMTGAIMLLLAASAALSFAMAFTGIPAAVTSIILAISEDPVMVMLIINVLLLVVGCFMDMGPAILIFTPILLPIAQKVGYDPVHFGVIMIFNLAIGTITPPVGTGLFVGANVARVKVETAVRALGPFYLLLLAILLVVTYVPALTMWLPRHFGL, encoded by the coding sequence ATGGCCGGACCCGCCAGCCTGATCCTGATCTCGGTCTTCGCGGTGCTGACCGCGCTTGGCATCCCGCTGGCGCTGTCGATCACGGCGGCGGCCATCGCGGCGGTGCTGCTGGTCCTGCCCTTCGATATGGCGCTGTTCACGGCGGCGCAGAAGATGCTGGCCAGCCTCGACAGCTTCACCCTGCTGGCGGTGCCCTTCTTCATCCTGTCGGGCGTCATCATGAATTCGGGCGGCATCGCCATCCGTCTGGTGGATTTCGCCAAGCTGATCGCGGGGCGCATCCCGGGATCGCTGGCCCAGACCAACATCGCGGGCAACATGCTGTTCGGCGCGATCTCGGGCTCGGCCATCGCGGCCTCCACCTCCATCGGCGGCGTCATGGTGCCCATGCAGAAGCGCGAGGGCTATGACCCGGGCTTCGCGGCCGCCGTCAACATCGCATCCGCGCCCACGGGCATGCTGATCCCGCCCTCGACCGCCTTCATCATCTATTCGCTGGTGGCGGGGGGCGCGTCGATCAGCGCGCTCTTCATGGGCGGGGCGGTGGCGGGCGCGCTGTGGGGGGTCGGCATGATGATCCTGACCGGGATCATCGCGCGGCGGCGCGGCTGGCCGGTGGCCAAGGGCATCAGCGCGCGCGACGCGGTGGGCGTGGTGGGCCGCGCGATCCCCAGCCTGATGCTGATCGTGCTGATCATCGGCGGCATCATGGCGGGCATCGTCACGGCCGTCGAGGCGTCGGGCATCGCCGTCATCTACACCATGCTTCTGGCCTTCGTGATCCACCGCACCGTGCCCTTGCGTGCGCTGCCGGGCTTCCTGATCGAGACGGTGCAGATGACCGGGGCGATCATGCTGCTGCTGGCGGCCTCGGCGGCGCTCAGCTTCGCGATGGCCTTCACGGGGATCCCGGCGGCGGTCACCTCGATCATCCTGGCGATCTCCGAGGATCCGGTGATGGTCATGCTGATCATCAACGTGCTGCTGCTGGTGGTGGGCTGCTTCATGGACATGGGCCCGGCCATCCTGATCTTCACGCCGATCCTGCTGCCCATCGCGCAGAAGGTCGGATACGACCCGGTGCATTTCGGGGTCATCATGATCTTCAACCTGGCCATCGGCACGATCACGCCCCCGGTGGGGACGGGCCTCTTCGTGGGCGCGAACGTGGCCCGCGTGAAGGTCGAGACCGCCGTCCGCGCGCTTGGCCCGTTCTACCTGCTGCTGCTGGCGATCCTGCTGGTCGTGACCTATGTGCCGGCGCTGACCATGTGGCTGCCGCGCCATTTCGGGCTGTGA
- a CDS encoding catalase — MTDHDNQGTRPAARSDGTLTNRQGHAVSDNQSQRTVGSRGPATLENYQFLEKISHFDRERIPERVVHARGFVCYGEFEATGMIGDEPASTYTRAKLFQEKGKKTPLAIRFSTVIGGRDSSETARDPRGFAVKFYTEDGNWDLVGNNLAVFFIRDAIKFPDVIHSLKPDPVTFRQEPNRIFDFMSQTPEAMHMLTHLFSPRGIPASYRHMEGFGVNTYKMVNAAGDPVLVKYHFHPRQGVACLTGEEAAKVQGQDLGSASKDLFTAIEMGNFPQWDMFVQVMDDHDHPELDWDPLDDTKIWPEDDFPLRHVGTMTLNRNVQDFFNENEQIAMGTGVLVDGLDFSDDKMLVGRTFSYSDTQRHRVGTNYLQLPVNQPKGAAVATNQSGGQMSFYRDSAPGQNPSVNYEPSIHDGLREAPRQPSTSPEITGRLTRSVIERRNDYVQARARYCTMMDWERDDLVKTMGELLAQCEADVQQRMVWHFLMVHDDYGTRVGAAIGLSVADVRGMAPLDGQVLTDEDQRRLQKLGANGDAIDGAPWGQWTGSVENRQAKADEVLAGSLPETHKIAAQ; from the coding sequence ATGACAGATCATGACAACCAAGGCACCCGCCCCGCCGCCCGCAGCGATGGCACGCTGACCAACCGCCAAGGCCACGCCGTGTCCGACAACCAGTCGCAGCGCACCGTGGGCAGCCGCGGTCCCGCCACGCTGGAGAACTATCAGTTCCTTGAGAAGATCTCGCATTTCGACCGCGAGCGGATCCCGGAGCGGGTCGTCCATGCGCGCGGCTTCGTCTGCTATGGCGAGTTCGAGGCGACCGGCATGATCGGCGACGAGCCCGCCAGCACCTATACCCGCGCCAAGCTGTTCCAGGAGAAGGGCAAGAAGACGCCCCTGGCGATCCGCTTCTCGACCGTGATCGGCGGGCGGGATTCGTCCGAGACCGCGCGCGATCCGCGCGGCTTCGCGGTCAAGTTCTATACCGAGGACGGCAACTGGGATCTGGTCGGCAACAACCTGGCGGTCTTCTTCATCCGCGACGCGATCAAGTTTCCCGACGTGATCCACTCGCTCAAGCCCGATCCGGTGACCTTCCGCCAGGAACCGAACCGCATCTTCGACTTCATGAGCCAGACGCCCGAGGCGATGCACATGCTGACGCATCTGTTCAGCCCGCGCGGCATCCCGGCCAGCTATCGCCACATGGAGGGGTTCGGCGTGAACACCTACAAGATGGTGAATGCGGCGGGCGATCCGGTGCTGGTCAAGTACCACTTCCACCCGCGCCAGGGCGTGGCCTGCCTGACCGGCGAGGAAGCCGCCAAGGTGCAGGGGCAGGATCTTGGCTCGGCCTCCAAGGACCTGTTCACCGCGATCGAGATGGGCAACTTCCCGCAATGGGACATGTTCGTGCAGGTCATGGACGATCACGACCATCCCGAGCTGGACTGGGATCCGCTGGACGACACCAAGATCTGGCCCGAGGACGATTTTCCGCTGCGCCATGTCGGCACGATGACCCTGAACCGCAACGTGCAGGACTTCTTCAACGAGAACGAGCAGATCGCCATGGGCACGGGCGTGCTGGTGGACGGTCTGGACTTCTCGGACGACAAGATGCTGGTGGGGCGGACGTTCTCCTATTCCGACACGCAGCGCCACCGGGTCGGCACGAACTATCTGCAGCTGCCGGTGAACCAGCCCAAGGGCGCGGCGGTGGCCACGAACCAGTCGGGCGGGCAGATGTCCTTCTATCGCGACTCCGCTCCCGGGCAGAACCCGTCGGTCAACTACGAGCCGTCGATCCATGACGGGTTGCGCGAGGCGCCGCGCCAGCCTTCGACCAGCCCCGAGATCACCGGACGCCTGACCCGCAGCGTCATCGAGCGCCGCAACGACTATGTGCAGGCGCGCGCCCGCTATTGCACCATGATGGACTGGGAGCGCGACGATCTGGTCAAGACCATGGGCGAGCTGCTGGCGCAATGCGAGGCCGATGTGCAGCAGCGCATGGTCTGGCATTTCCTGATGGTCCATGACGATTACGGCACCCGCGTGGGCGCGGCGATCGGCCTGTCCGTCGCGGATGTCCGCGGCATGGCCCCGCTGGACGGTCAGGTGCTGACCGACGAGGACCAGCGCCGGCTGCAGAAGCTGGGCGCCAACGGCGACGCCATCGACGGCGCGCCTTGGGGCCAATGGACCGGCTCGGTCGAGAACCGGCAGGCCAAGGCCGACGAGGTGCTGGCCGGATCGCTGCCCGAGACCCACAAGATCGCCGCGCAGTAA
- a CDS encoding DUF2243 domain-containing protein, whose translation MGSSSRGLAAGTLGVALGGFFDGILLHQILQWHHLLSLVPGMDDLRGQVLWDGYFHAGMYLLALIGLVAIWRGRARIGQDTRARLWAPIVMGFGAWHVLDTILSHWLLGIHRVKLDATYPLAWDLGWLLAFGLLPVLAGLRVARRGGGGSGRLPAGTWAALVLLTGGLGAWGLVPPPGMPLTAVVFRAGVTEDQMQARLAEAGAEVVWQDGAGGIAIVALPGGQGWRLYGQGALLVAGSGLPAGCFSWTEA comes from the coding sequence ATGGGATCATCGAGCAGGGGACTGGCGGCGGGCACCTTGGGCGTCGCGCTTGGCGGCTTCTTCGACGGCATCCTGCTGCACCAGATCCTGCAATGGCACCATCTGCTGAGCCTCGTGCCCGGGATGGACGACCTGCGCGGCCAGGTGCTGTGGGACGGCTATTTCCACGCGGGCATGTATCTGCTGGCGCTGATCGGGCTGGTCGCCATCTGGCGGGGCCGGGCGCGGATCGGGCAGGACACGCGGGCGCGGTTGTGGGCGCCGATCGTGATGGGCTTCGGCGCGTGGCACGTGCTGGACACGATCCTGTCGCATTGGCTGCTGGGGATCCACCGGGTCAAGCTGGATGCGACATATCCGCTGGCTTGGGATCTGGGATGGCTTCTGGCCTTCGGGCTGCTGCCGGTGCTGGCCGGGCTCCGCGTGGCCCGGAGGGGCGGGGGCGGCAGCGGAAGGCTGCCCGCGGGGACATGGGCCGCGCTGGTCCTGCTGACCGGGGGCCTCGGGGCTTGGGGGCTGGTGCCGCCACCGGGGATGCCGCTGACGGCGGTGGTCTTTCGCGCCGGCGTGACCGAGGACCAGATGCAGGCGCGGTTGGCCGAGGCGGGGGCCGAGGTCGTCTGGCAGGACGGCGCGGGCGGCATCGCCATCGTCGCGCTGCCTGGCGGGCAGGGCTGGCGCCTCTATGGTCAGGGCGCGCTGCTGGTCGCCGGATCGGGGCTGCCGGCGGGCTGCTTTTCCTGGACCGAGGCCTAG